Proteins from a single region of Runella sp. SP2:
- a CDS encoding TonB-dependent receptor domain-containing protein translates to MTRAILLLFLSTHILLAQTAKISGNVANTSQQPLDGAVISLLKSKDSTFVKAAITESNGNFEFLNVKEGSYLISISHLTYQKYLSKAFEVGQSDLALPSIQLREGEKMLAEVKVTGKKPFVETKIDRTVINVDALISNAGTNALDVLEKSPGLAIDPNGGIRLKGKTGVVVFIDDKPTYLSAEDLSNYLKSLAAGSVETIEIMPNPPAKYDAAGNAGVINIRLKKNTVKGFNGGLSLSYGQGTYRRSNNSFNFNYRINKFNFFSNLSVNQNNSYQDLTIWRRYFQPNTTIFSSAFTQNSYIQRNIGGNNAKVGFDYYASKKATFGVVLTGFINPSHVDVTNKAKVFNASNEVTSLVEAISPTDKTLKNGSINLNYAYKLDSTGKELSTNVDYIHYQATTAQSLTNSLFDAQNKFVSQSVLVSSLPTNIDIGTAKIDYVHPLASGGKFETGVKTSFISTGNVADFSDQVDGKLFPNYEFTNSFNYNENINAGYLNYAKELNRLTIQAGLRFENTNIRGHQLGNKQTKDSSFTRNYNNLFPTLYMQYRLDSAAVHLLGFSFGRRIERPNYQDMNPFSYPLDRFTYYGGNPFLQPTFSYNFELSHTFKQRITTTLQYSIAKNVISETNEQRGTIYYSRPGNFGQRISYGISVNGSFQLAKWWSLNLYTEYISNGFKATLYGQKLDDSRFYWAVVPTNQFQLKDGWAAELAGSYQTTFLLGQLLIYPIGNVRAGVSKRIMKNKGTLKLNVSDVFYTNQIKGDIRNIANAEANWFSYLDTRVATLTFSYRFNKGKTLNLRQTGGSDSEKSRVKA, encoded by the coding sequence TCAAAAATACCTGAGTAAAGCCTTTGAAGTGGGGCAATCTGACCTTGCCTTGCCCTCAATTCAGCTCAGAGAGGGCGAAAAAATGCTCGCAGAAGTAAAAGTAACGGGCAAAAAACCCTTCGTAGAAACCAAAATTGACCGTACGGTCATCAATGTCGATGCGTTGATAAGCAATGCAGGTACCAATGCACTGGATGTCCTCGAAAAATCGCCAGGCTTGGCTATCGACCCCAATGGAGGCATTCGTCTCAAAGGCAAAACGGGTGTCGTGGTTTTTATTGACGATAAACCCACTTATTTGTCGGCGGAGGATTTGTCTAACTACCTCAAGTCATTGGCCGCAGGTTCGGTCGAAACCATCGAAATCATGCCCAACCCTCCCGCCAAATACGATGCCGCTGGCAATGCGGGAGTCATTAACATTCGTCTCAAAAAGAATACCGTCAAAGGATTTAATGGCGGACTCAGCTTGAGCTACGGACAAGGCACGTATCGTCGTTCCAACAACAGCTTTAACTTCAATTACCGCATCAATAAATTTAACTTTTTTAGTAATCTAAGTGTAAATCAAAACAATAGCTACCAAGATTTAACCATTTGGCGGCGGTATTTCCAGCCCAATACCACCATTTTCTCCTCGGCATTTACCCAAAACTCTTACATTCAACGGAACATTGGCGGCAATAATGCCAAAGTAGGTTTTGACTATTATGCCTCTAAAAAGGCGACATTTGGGGTCGTTCTGACGGGTTTTATCAATCCTTCGCACGTGGATGTGACCAACAAAGCCAAGGTTTTCAACGCCTCCAACGAAGTTACTAGCTTGGTAGAGGCCATCAGTCCGACGGATAAAACCCTAAAAAACGGCAGCATCAACCTCAACTACGCCTACAAACTTGACAGCACGGGCAAAGAACTTTCTACCAACGTTGACTATATCCACTACCAAGCGACCACGGCTCAGTCGCTTACTAATTCGCTTTTTGATGCCCAAAATAAATTCGTTAGTCAGTCGGTTTTGGTTTCTTCTTTGCCTACAAACATCGACATCGGTACGGCCAAAATTGACTATGTACATCCGTTGGCCAGCGGCGGAAAATTTGAAACGGGCGTCAAAACAAGTTTTATCAGCACTGGCAACGTCGCTGATTTTTCTGACCAAGTTGACGGTAAACTTTTCCCCAATTATGAATTTACCAATAGCTTCAACTACAACGAAAACATCAACGCAGGCTACCTCAACTACGCCAAAGAGCTTAATCGTCTAACCATTCAAGCAGGACTTCGGTTTGAAAACACCAACATTCGCGGGCATCAATTGGGAAATAAACAAACCAAAGACTCCTCGTTTACGCGCAATTACAACAATTTGTTTCCTACCTTGTACATGCAGTATCGGTTGGACTCAGCGGCGGTGCACTTGTTAGGTTTTTCGTTTGGCCGACGTATCGAACGTCCTAATTATCAGGACATGAACCCCTTCTCCTACCCCCTCGACCGTTTTACGTACTACGGCGGAAATCCATTTTTACAGCCTACTTTCTCGTATAATTTTGAATTGTCTCACACCTTCAAACAACGCATTACAACGACGCTTCAATACAGCATCGCCAAAAACGTCATTTCCGAAACCAACGAACAACGCGGCACCATCTACTACAGTCGTCCAGGGAATTTTGGGCAACGAATTTCGTACGGTATTTCTGTTAATGGGAGCTTTCAGTTGGCCAAATGGTGGTCGCTCAACCTTTATACTGAATACATCAGTAACGGATTCAAGGCGACACTCTACGGTCAAAAACTCGATGATTCACGGTTTTATTGGGCTGTGGTGCCAACCAACCAATTTCAGCTCAAAGACGGCTGGGCGGCAGAGTTGGCAGGCTCATACCAAACCACCTTTTTGTTAGGTCAATTGCTCATTTATCCCATTGGAAACGTTCGAGCAGGGGTTTCTAAGCGCATTATGAAGAACAAAGGCACGCTGAAACTGAACGTCAGCGACGTATTTTATACCAATCAAATCAAGGGAGACATCCGAAACATAGCCAATGCCGAAGCCAATTGGTTTAGTTATTTGGATACCCGCGTGGCTACGCTTACCTTTTCGTACCGATTCAACAAAGGCAAAACGCTCAACCTTCGTCAAACGGGTGGCTCCGACAGCGAGAAGAGTCGGGTAAAAGCCTAG
- a CDS encoding sigma-70 family RNA polymerase sigma factor — MEQQDYKYIDQVLKGDHRAYAYLVDKYKYMVYTIAVKMVENEAEAEDIAQEVFIKAYRQLYRFERRSKFSTWLYTIAYRAAASKLKENSLDTAPLTDELSDTYWSEEISTEAPPMEASEQQRFVREAINQLPKLEAVVVTLYYLDERSVKEIQEITGLTAENIKIRLFRARKKLEHSLRFLLE; from the coding sequence ATGGAACAGCAAGACTACAAATACATTGACCAAGTTCTGAAGGGAGACCATCGCGCGTATGCGTATTTGGTGGATAAGTATAAGTACATGGTTTATACGATTGCGGTAAAAATGGTGGAAAACGAAGCCGAAGCCGAGGACATCGCCCAAGAGGTTTTTATCAAGGCATATCGTCAACTTTATCGGTTTGAACGACGGTCTAAGTTTTCGACTTGGCTATACACCATTGCGTACCGAGCGGCGGCGTCGAAGCTGAAAGAAAATTCGCTGGATACGGCTCCGTTGACGGACGAATTATCGGATACGTATTGGTCGGAGGAAATCTCCACGGAAGCGCCACCGATGGAAGCCTCCGAACAGCAGCGGTTTGTGAGAGAGGCCATTAATCAATTGCCTAAGTTAGAAGCGGTGGTCGTAACGCTTTATTATTTAGATGAACGTTCGGTCAAAGAAATCCAAGAAATTACGGGGTTGACGGCCGAGAATATTAAAATTAGGCTGTTTCGCGCCCGAAAAAAGCTGGAACATTCCTTGCGTTTTTTGTTGGAGTAA
- a CDS encoding phage holin family protein produces the protein MEVIKSAHEIKDNATDWLDAATTYLEARWNLGVLDLSEKSARAASHVVSLLILGTIGTIVLLFLSLGVAWLLGEWLQSPAKGFFLVGLFYGIVGLILFWAKDQFIRVPVVNAFIKQFYYEK, from the coding sequence ATGGAAGTCATCAAATCAGCCCATGAAATCAAAGATAACGCCACCGACTGGCTCGATGCTGCCACTACCTACCTCGAAGCCCGTTGGAACTTAGGCGTCCTTGACCTCTCTGAAAAATCTGCGCGCGCTGCTTCGCACGTCGTGTCGTTGTTGATTTTAGGTACCATCGGCACCATTGTGCTGCTATTTCTCAGCTTAGGAGTAGCTTGGTTGCTAGGCGAATGGCTCCAAAGCCCCGCCAAAGGCTTTTTTCTAGTTGGTCTTTTTTACGGAATCGTAGGGCTCATTCTGTTTTGGGCCAAAGACCAATTTATTCGGGTTCCCGTTGTCAATGCCTTTATCAAACAATTTTATTATGAAAAATAA
- a CDS encoding response regulator codes for MDNASLDKVYERALIIDDELDTCLLLGMFLKKYGIVSMRAHSLADGLAKLTIEAPQLIFLDNNLPDGTGIDYIAQVRQQMPQAKLVMMTAMSALREQALALGADGFVEKPLDVKKIASVL; via the coding sequence ATGGATAATGCGAGTTTAGATAAGGTCTATGAGAGGGCATTAATAATCGACGACGAACTAGATACGTGTCTATTATTAGGAATGTTTCTCAAAAAATACGGTATCGTGTCGATGCGGGCCCACAGCCTTGCGGATGGCTTAGCCAAATTGACAATAGAAGCCCCTCAGTTGATTTTTTTGGATAATAATCTTCCCGACGGAACGGGCATTGATTATATCGCACAAGTGAGACAACAAATGCCCCAAGCTAAACTCGTGATGATGACAGCCATGAGCGCCTTGCGCGAACAAGCCCTGGCACTTGGAGCAGATGGTTTTGTTGAAAAACCGCTGGATGTAAAAAAGATAGCAAGTGTTTTGTAA
- a CDS encoding serine hydrolase → MKRITLILVWSIICHFTANAQTENLSKAIQSQDSMMFNITFNTCDLGPLEDLVSENFEFYHDKGGITMGKRAFINSLKNGLCAHPERYQSRRELVKGSMEVYPLAKDGVIYGAIQSGRHRFYETNEGQSERFASIARFTHLWLLEAGKWRFARGLSFDHQTTDTPDKEANTFENEEGIKQWLAQNHIPALGVGIIRDGKLKEVNVYGEIKKGETAPYNALFNVASLTKPVVAILTLRLVSAGKWNLDEPLANYWIDPDLKNDPRHTQLTTRHVLSHQTGFPNWRRNHPTKKLAFDSDPGTKYGYSGEGLEYLRKALEKKFKKPLDQLAKEWVLEPIGMKDTHFYWDGSFDESRFAVGYNTQGIPYKINKTTYANAADDLVTSIEDYGKFLVSVLNNEGLSKAVAEEMVKHQVKTRENKYFGLGWEIYELASGDYALSHGGADEGVKTLVFLFPKTREGLIIFTNADDGYKAYDLLVKSYLKDKGKQIIDIEMGKK, encoded by the coding sequence ATGAAACGTATCACTTTAATTCTTGTGTGGAGTATCATCTGCCACTTCACTGCCAACGCCCAAACAGAGAATCTTTCCAAAGCCATCCAAAGCCAAGATAGTATGATGTTCAACATTACTTTCAACACCTGCGATTTAGGCCCGTTGGAAGACTTGGTAAGCGAAAACTTTGAGTTTTACCACGACAAAGGCGGCATTACGATGGGAAAACGTGCTTTCATCAATAGCCTTAAAAATGGCCTTTGCGCCCATCCAGAGCGTTATCAGTCGCGCCGTGAATTGGTAAAAGGCAGTATGGAAGTTTATCCTCTGGCCAAAGATGGCGTCATTTATGGGGCAATTCAGTCGGGGCGGCATCGGTTTTATGAAACCAATGAAGGACAATCCGAACGTTTTGCAAGCATTGCCCGATTTACGCATTTGTGGCTATTAGAAGCGGGGAAATGGCGGTTTGCACGTGGCCTTAGTTTCGACCACCAAACCACCGATACGCCTGATAAAGAAGCAAATACCTTTGAAAACGAAGAAGGAATCAAACAATGGCTCGCCCAAAACCACATTCCAGCGCTGGGAGTGGGGATTATTCGCGATGGAAAATTGAAAGAAGTAAACGTCTATGGGGAAATAAAAAAAGGAGAAACAGCTCCCTACAACGCCCTTTTTAACGTGGCATCGTTGACCAAACCTGTCGTAGCCATTTTGACGCTTCGCTTGGTGAGTGCGGGGAAATGGAATTTGGACGAACCTTTGGCAAATTATTGGATTGATCCCGACCTTAAAAATGACCCTCGCCACACCCAATTGACCACGCGGCACGTTTTGTCGCACCAAACAGGCTTTCCAAACTGGCGTCGGAATCACCCTACCAAAAAATTAGCCTTTGACTCCGACCCAGGCACCAAATATGGATATTCGGGCGAGGGATTGGAATACCTCCGCAAAGCGTTGGAAAAGAAGTTTAAAAAGCCGCTAGACCAACTTGCCAAAGAATGGGTACTGGAACCTATCGGAATGAAAGACACCCATTTTTACTGGGATGGCTCGTTTGACGAAAGTCGTTTTGCCGTGGGTTACAATACGCAAGGTATTCCTTACAAAATAAACAAAACCACTTATGCCAATGCAGCCGACGACTTAGTGACCAGCATCGAAGACTATGGAAAGTTTTTGGTTTCGGTACTCAACAACGAGGGTCTTAGCAAAGCCGTAGCCGAAGAAATGGTGAAACACCAAGTTAAAACCAGAGAAAACAAATACTTTGGACTGGGTTGGGAAATTTATGAATTGGCAAGTGGAGACTACGCGCTTTCGCACGGTGGCGCCGACGAAGGCGTTAAAACCTTGGTGTTTCTTTTTCCCAAAACGCGCGAAGGACTCATTATTTTTACCAATGCCGATGACGGCTACAAAGCCTACGACCTTTTAGTAAAAAGTTACTTGAAAGACAAAGGAAAACAAATCATCGACATTGAAATGGGGAAAAAATAA
- a CDS encoding YtxH domain-containing protein, with protein MTNNSKVVLGVAAAAAAGAVIGMMFAPEKGSDIREKLRETANNFASDLLDALQNGRTQYAQVAEEVEDAAQNAKSKVVGKVAEIKDRVETEAGQFANSLKS; from the coding sequence ATGACTAACAATTCAAAAGTAGTATTGGGCGTAGCTGCGGCAGCCGCAGCAGGTGCCGTAATCGGAATGATGTTTGCGCCAGAAAAAGGAAGTGATATCCGTGAAAAGCTTCGCGAAACTGCGAACAATTTCGCTTCAGATTTGCTCGACGCGCTCCAAAACGGACGTACACAATACGCCCAAGTTGCCGAAGAGGTAGAAGACGCCGCGCAAAATGCAAAATCGAAAGTAGTAGGCAAAGTAGCTGAAATCAAAGACCGAGTAGAAACGGAAGCAGGGCAATTTGCCAACTCGCTCAAATCATAA
- the rpoN gene encoding RNA polymerase factor sigma-54, which produces MAAPAFNLLQSQKQTLKISPSQIQLLNFLQLNSLELEQYIKNELEENPLLEERQNDEQDGEAHDAEFSSGTQAEDRTQDYMDWDEFSNDDLPDYRTRIDHASDDDKIYTPVVVETTDWRSELKEQFHLLPFSEKQLQLADFLIDSLTDQGYLPASVSALADDVSFTTGVFVEEEDVHFLVDCLRKMEPIGLGARDLKDCLLMQLAREKSPAAGIASWLVDDLFEEVAARNYDKIMRMSGLQQHELKEAITLISTLRPYPIVDGGSSSAMVMKETIVPDYIITVENEAIEVGLNTRGIPPLKINTDYAKSVGTSRSAASYVNSKISAAQWLIEAILQREATMLKTMRTIVNLQRAYFLTGDVRHLKPMVLRDIAERIKMDVSTVSRTTSGKFAQTPFGIIHLKDLFTEGVKTDNGEEVSNRQIQSALVALVEQEDKSQPLNDTQLTELLAQQGYSLARRTIAKYRDLLAIPSATMRRIL; this is translated from the coding sequence ATGGCCGCACCTGCCTTTAATCTGTTACAATCGCAAAAGCAAACGCTTAAAATCTCGCCCTCCCAAATTCAGTTGCTCAATTTTTTGCAATTGAATTCGCTGGAGCTTGAGCAGTACATCAAAAACGAGTTGGAAGAAAATCCGCTCTTGGAAGAACGTCAAAACGACGAGCAAGACGGAGAAGCACACGACGCGGAGTTTTCGTCGGGCACACAAGCAGAAGACCGTACCCAAGACTACATGGACTGGGACGAGTTTAGCAACGATGATTTACCTGATTATCGGACGCGCATCGACCATGCCTCCGACGACGACAAAATATATACGCCTGTAGTGGTCGAAACCACCGATTGGCGGAGTGAATTGAAAGAACAATTTCACTTGTTACCTTTTTCAGAAAAACAGCTACAACTTGCTGATTTTCTGATAGACTCCCTCACCGACCAGGGCTATTTGCCTGCTTCGGTAAGTGCCTTAGCGGATGACGTTTCGTTTACTACGGGGGTATTTGTGGAAGAAGAAGACGTGCATTTCTTGGTTGATTGTCTCCGAAAAATGGAGCCCATTGGTTTGGGAGCACGCGATTTAAAAGATTGCCTGTTGATGCAGTTGGCCCGCGAAAAAAGTCCCGCTGCGGGCATAGCTTCGTGGCTGGTTGATGACCTTTTTGAGGAAGTTGCGGCCCGTAATTATGATAAAATTATGCGCATGAGCGGCCTGCAACAGCACGAATTAAAAGAGGCAATTACGCTCATTAGCACCCTCCGCCCCTACCCAATTGTCGATGGTGGAAGCAGTTCGGCCATGGTGATGAAAGAAACCATTGTGCCTGATTACATCATAACGGTCGAAAACGAGGCCATCGAAGTCGGACTTAACACGCGCGGGATTCCACCGCTGAAGATCAATACCGATTATGCCAAATCTGTGGGCACATCGCGGTCGGCGGCAAGTTACGTCAACTCAAAAATTTCGGCCGCCCAGTGGTTAATTGAAGCCATTTTACAACGCGAAGCCACCATGCTCAAAACCATGCGCACCATTGTAAATTTGCAGCGTGCGTATTTTTTGACGGGAGATGTACGGCACTTGAAACCGATGGTATTGCGCGATATTGCCGAACGCATCAAAATGGATGTGTCAACCGTTTCGCGTACAACAAGCGGAAAATTTGCCCAAACACCGTTTGGAATTATTCATTTAAAAGACTTATTTACCGAGGGAGTTAAAACCGACAACGGCGAAGAAGTCTCAAACCGCCAGATTCAGTCCGCTTTGGTCGCGTTGGTGGAGCAAGAAGACAAATCTCAGCCGCTCAACGACACCCAATTGACGGAGCTTTTGGCGCAACAAGGGTATTCACTGGCCCGTAGAACGATTGCCAAATACCGCGATTTACTCGCTATTCCGTCCGCAACCATGCGGCGAATTTTATAA
- a CDS encoding DUF6249 domain-containing protein — protein sequence MNETLRDCIVSITAFGSVFGILYVILMTRHRERMSLMERGLSTAEFFNQKSTLSATLRYGLLLIGIGVGILFGNFAQTHFDVPRQGAFLAMIFLFGGISLIISFLIERKLNK from the coding sequence ATGAACGAGACCCTTAGAGATTGTATTGTGTCAATTACGGCATTTGGTTCTGTATTCGGAATCCTTTATGTAATTCTGATGACCCGCCACCGTGAACGAATGTCGCTTATGGAACGTGGACTTTCGACTGCTGAGTTTTTCAACCAAAAAAGTACTTTATCTGCCACCCTCAGGTACGGTTTGTTGCTCATTGGCATCGGCGTCGGCATTTTGTTCGGCAATTTTGCTCAAACCCATTTCGACGTACCTCGACAAGGTGCATTTTTAGCCATGATTTTTCTTTTCGGCGGTATAAGCCTAATTATCAGCTTTTTAATCGAACGAAAGTTAAATAAATAA
- a CDS encoding PA2169 family four-helix-bundle protein, translated as MIQNEVITRTLNELLRINNDRLSGYQIAASDTKDEGLKVIFSSMYNESVNFAETLAAYIREAGEIPANEGTLVGILHQAWLNFKAAVVGNDRNGILSSCEFGDEAAIEAYQAALEVEDIQANAEIKGVLLGQKGSIEQSLKVIQSLHHSQAANTYEQDTMRLMEE; from the coding sequence ATGATACAGAACGAAGTAATAACACGGACGCTCAATGAGCTTTTAAGAATTAACAACGACCGCCTTTCTGGTTATCAAATTGCCGCCTCTGATACCAAAGATGAAGGCTTGAAAGTTATTTTTTCGAGTATGTACAATGAAAGCGTCAATTTTGCGGAAACCCTAGCCGCTTACATACGCGAAGCGGGCGAAATTCCCGCGAATGAAGGCACCTTGGTAGGGATTCTCCACCAAGCTTGGCTCAATTTTAAAGCGGCAGTAGTGGGCAATGACCGAAACGGTATTTTAAGCTCATGCGAGTTTGGAGATGAAGCGGCGATTGAGGCGTATCAAGCTGCACTGGAAGTAGAAGATATTCAAGCAAACGCTGAAATTAAGGGGGTATTGTTGGGGCAAAAAGGGAGTATCGAACAATCACTCAAAGTCATTCAATCGCTTCACCATAGCCAAGCCGCAAATACTTACGAACAAGACACCATGAGGCTGATGGAAGAGTAG
- a CDS encoding CHASE3 domain-containing protein translates to MRTRAQKIKVWFLIRFLPKLGKYFHSISGKKIPNLNPLYSVPSALFTIILATFVSLLLLVFLSWVTFNHFEEMGKRTNDVAHSYQIRFLNKELIKTLVDIETGQRGFLLSHQEHFLGPYQKGLENIKQYQSDLRALVSDNDTQLKRLDSLEIFIKQRLIFIKGNIARAQENIPIDLKTLNLGKGYMDKIRATSERFDQQEKGYLELRIELQKSADQNMSLYLLGLCGLALAFLAVFFRLLYVELSRRIGFQTELENKLSELERTNAELEQFAYVASHDLQEPLRKIRAFSERLQVRHAPQLNEDAQNSLVKISQSAMRMQNLINDLLAFSKANNRREENFEKVDLNVVLKNVREELSERIIQRNARIINQQLPEVLGVRSQFEQLFTNLISNSIKYCHEGVMPMITIDYQQVAGSEIPNAGDLQSENIYHRITFIDNGIGFEPQYAEKIFVIFQRLHSRNEFEGTGIGLSLCRRIVTNHNGYILAEPRQGQSGAIFHVYLPK, encoded by the coding sequence ATGAGAACAAGAGCGCAGAAAATTAAAGTGTGGTTTTTGATTCGTTTTTTGCCCAAATTGGGGAAATATTTCCACAGTATTTCGGGTAAAAAAATTCCCAATTTGAATCCTTTGTATTCCGTCCCCAGTGCCCTTTTTACCATTATCTTGGCGACGTTTGTCAGCTTACTTTTATTGGTTTTTTTGAGTTGGGTTACCTTCAATCACTTTGAAGAGATGGGAAAACGGACGAATGATGTGGCGCATTCGTACCAAATCCGATTTTTGAACAAAGAACTAATCAAGACATTAGTTGACATAGAAACTGGTCAACGCGGTTTTCTACTGTCGCATCAGGAGCATTTTTTAGGGCCTTACCAAAAAGGACTCGAAAATATAAAGCAATATCAGTCGGACTTGCGGGCGCTTGTGAGCGACAACGATACCCAATTGAAGCGGCTAGATTCGCTGGAAATATTCATCAAGCAACGGTTGATTTTTATTAAAGGTAACATTGCCCGTGCGCAAGAAAATATCCCAATCGACCTAAAGACCTTGAATCTTGGAAAAGGGTATATGGATAAAATTCGGGCTACCTCTGAGCGTTTTGATCAGCAGGAGAAAGGTTACTTAGAGCTCCGCATTGAATTACAAAAAAGTGCTGACCAAAATATGTCGCTGTATCTGTTGGGGCTGTGTGGGTTAGCCTTGGCTTTTTTGGCCGTCTTTTTCCGTCTTTTGTACGTAGAACTGAGCCGTCGGATTGGGTTTCAAACAGAGTTGGAAAATAAACTGTCAGAACTCGAACGGACCAATGCCGAATTGGAACAATTTGCTTACGTAGCTTCGCACGATTTACAAGAGCCGTTGCGTAAAATTCGAGCATTTAGCGAACGTTTGCAGGTGCGACATGCGCCACAGCTCAACGAAGATGCTCAAAACAGCTTAGTGAAAATAAGTCAGTCGGCGATGCGGATGCAAAACCTCATCAATGACCTGTTGGCATTTTCCAAAGCCAACAATCGAAGGGAAGAAAATTTTGAAAAAGTGGACTTGAATGTGGTGCTGAAAAATGTACGAGAAGAATTGTCGGAGCGTATTATCCAGAGGAACGCACGTATCATAAATCAGCAACTTCCTGAGGTGTTGGGGGTTCGAAGTCAGTTTGAACAGTTGTTTACTAATCTGATTTCCAATTCAATCAAGTATTGTCATGAAGGGGTTATGCCGATGATAACGATTGACTACCAACAGGTGGCAGGGAGTGAAATACCGAATGCAGGCGATTTGCAAAGTGAAAATATATACCACCGAATTACGTTTATAGACAACGGGATAGGTTTTGAACCTCAATATGCTGAAAAAATTTTCGTAATTTTCCAGCGATTACACAGCCGAAATGAATTTGAAGGAACGGGAATTGGCCTTTCGTTGTGCCGTAGAATTGTCACTAATCACAACGGATATATACTGGCCGAACCTCGTCAGGGACAATCGGGGGCCATTTTTCATGTTTACCTTCCCAAATAA
- a CDS encoding response regulator: MNKAITILICDDDEDDVYLLKSVMEECGIKNPIVYAKNGLEAIANLNSPALQNKIGLVLLDLNMPKMDGREVLKAVKSDGLLRRIPIVILTTSSASEDIDNCYSMGANCFITKPASYENFNDTVKTLLKFWTQLSRLPVGAN, encoded by the coding sequence ATGAACAAAGCAATAACGATTCTTATTTGTGACGACGACGAGGACGATGTGTATTTATTGAAGTCGGTCATGGAAGAATGTGGTATAAAAAACCCGATTGTTTACGCAAAAAATGGGCTAGAAGCGATTGCAAACCTCAATTCTCCTGCGTTGCAAAACAAAATCGGTTTGGTACTCCTCGACTTAAATATGCCAAAAATGGATGGGAGGGAAGTGCTAAAAGCCGTAAAATCGGATGGATTGTTACGGCGTATTCCTATTGTGATTCTGACGACATCGAGCGCCAGTGAAGACATCGATAATTGCTATTCGATGGGGGCTAACTGTTTTATTACAAAACCTGCCTCTTACGAAAACTTCAACGATACCGTCAAAACATTGCTCAAATTTTGGACGCAATTGAGTCGTTTGCCCGTGGGGGCTAATTAG